The following is a genomic window from Candidatus Vondammii sp. HM_W22.
GCCTTCAGAACGGGGGAGGTCAGTGTTATCAAACCACTTGTTGCCTGTCATACCCGGCATAAAGAGGATCAGGTGGGCATCAAATTCACCGCCTTCGGTGATGATTTTGCTCTCGGTGAACCCTTTGATCTTGTTTCCCAGGTGAGTATCTATATCCCTTTTTTTCATCTCGTTGAGCAGGCCTTTTACCGCCCTGGGCCCCAATCGGTTGCCGGGACTAGGGGCCGGGGTGAAGAACACCAACCTGAAGTTGTCACGTTTACCATCGAGACGCAGTTTACGGTCGATGCCAAAGAGAAATTCGAACATCGGGCCACCACGCATGGCGGATGGCTCCTTGGGGTTTCCGGAGAAGCCGACGGCAATGGTGCCACTTTCCAGCTGATTCAGCCGGTCACGGATTTTTACCGCTGCCGGAATGCCTTCGCAGGGGGTAATGGTATGCTCTATGCCCGGCAGTTTTTTGATGAACTGTCCGCCAGAACAGATGATCAGTCCGTCATTGGTTATTTCACCGTTATCGGTGAGCAGGGTGCGTCCATTGTCTTTGAGACCCGTGGCAGAACCCTTGTGATATTGCACCTTCATGCGCTGGAAAAAGTTGTCCAGTGAGATTAGCAGGTCTTCCGGCTGGCGCAGGCCGGACGGAATCCAGATGGTCCCCGGCAGATAGGTGAATTCAGGTCTTGGTGCCACCAGGGTGATTTCCATCCCGGGATCTGCTGCACGCAGTTTTTGCACGGCAGTCAAGGCTGCAAAACCAGCACCGACAATTGTTACTCTATTCATTTCATTCCTCACCATATTCTTGTTATTGACCGGTCTGTGCCGGATGTTGTTTTCTGGCATAGATCATATAGCAGGCGCTACAGCTATACGAATCCATATCTGAGGAAATTACCGTTCATCAGCTATAACTATGCACTATGACAATCTCAGTTTTTGATCTCTTTACCATCGGTATAGGACCTTCCAGTTCACACATGGTGGGCCCCATGCGGGCAGCACGGCGATTTGTTGAAACCCCGGGCAGAGAGGGGCTGGCTCCCCCGGGAGGAACAGATTCATATCGAGCTTTTGGCTCTTTGAGGGCGACGGGGAAGGGTCATGGCAGTGATAAGGCGATTTTACTGGGGCTTGAGGGAGCAACACCGGAGTTAGTGGATATAGAGGCTATTGAACAATGCCTCGTGACGATTCGCTGTAACTAGAAAATCATGCTGTTGGGTGATCGACCGATCAATTTTGATGAGTCCACTCAACTGCTGTTGCATAAGCGAAAAGCTCTCCCGGGACATGCCCATGGCATGGTTTTTACCGCTGATGACGGGAGGGAAATGAACTCTGCAGCCGGGTTTACTATTCTGTTGGGGGCGGTGCCGTGATGGCGTCATCAGAGCGTCAGGATGATGTGTTGGTGGCGTTGGCCTACCCCTGTAATAGTGGAGATGGGATCCATCGCCGGTTACTGGGGATGCGTGACTGCGTGGAACGCGGTTGCAGAACCGAAGGCATACTG
Proteins encoded in this region:
- a CDS encoding NAD(P)/FAD-dependent oxidoreductase, which gives rise to MNRVTIVGAGFAALTAVQKLRAADPGMEITLVAPRPEFTYLPGTIWIPSGLRQPEDLLISLDNFFQRMKVQYHKGSATGLKDNGRTLLTDNGEITNDGLIICSGGQFIKKLPGIEHTITPCEGIPAAVKIRDRLNQLESGTIAVGFSGNPKEPSAMRGGPMFEFLFGIDRKLRLDGKRDNFRLVFFTPAPSPGNRLGPRAVKGLLNEMKKRDIDTHLGNKIKGFTESKIITEGGEFDAHLILFMPGMTGNKWFDNTDLPRSEGGLIRADKFCRVEGMKGVYVAGDSGSFPGPDWMPKQAHMADLQAAAAAANLVAELNGEAPSETFKVELICIVDSQTTGSLVVRTLKHNIVLPQMRAFHWLKRYFEWWYLRQYR